From Pseudomonas sp. stari2:
CGACCGAACATCTATTCTTGATAAAGGTCAACCAAGGGAGATCAACGCGGAGGGACGTTCACCGTGCATATCGCTGACATCACCATGTTCTACGCCCCGGCCAGCGGCGGCGTGCGCACCTATCTGGATGCCAAGCACCGTCGGCTGGGGGTCAAGCCCGGCATCCGCCACAGCCTGCTGATCCCCGGGGCGGATTTTGGTGAGTCTGACGGCGTTTATACAGTTCCCGCCCCTGCCCTGCCATTCGGCAAAGGCTATCGTTTTCCCCTGCGCCTGGCCCCTTGGCGAAACGTTTTGCAGGATCTGCAACCCGATCTGATCGAAGTCGGCGACCCGTACCTCACCGCCTGGGCTGCGCTCGACGCGCGCCGGCAACTGGACGTGCCGGTGATCGGCTTCTATCACTCCGACCTGCCGCTGCTGGTGGGCAACCGCATGGGCCACTGGGTCACGCCGAATGTCGACGCGTATGTGCGCAAGTTGTACGGCAATTTCGACCGGGTGCTGGCGCCCAGCCAGGTAATGGCCGACAAGCTCAGCGGGCTGGGCGTGCGCAACGTCTTCGTGCAACCGCTGGGCGTTGACCTGCACACCTTCCACCCGGATGCCCGCGATACCGGGTTACGCAGCGAGCTGGGGATTGCCGAGGACACGCGCCTGCTGATCTTTGCCGGTCGCGGTTCCAAGGAGAAAAACCTGCCGGTGCTGCTCGATTGCATGAAACGCCTGGGCCCGCGTTATCACCTGTTGCTGGTCGGCTCGTCGATGCCGGCGTCCGTCCCGGACAACGTCAGCGTGATCGACCGGTTCTGCCCGGCCGCGCAGGTCGCGCGGCTGATGGCCAGTGCCGACGCGCTGATCCACGCCGGCGATCAGGAAACCTTCGGTCTGGTGATTCTGGAGGCGATGGCCTGCGGCATCCCGGTGGTGGCGGTGGCGGCCGGGGCGTTCGAGGAAATCGTCAGCGAATCCTGCGGCCTGCTCTGCGCGCCGAACAATGCGCAAGCCATGGCCAATGCCGTGCGCGAACTGTTCAGTCGCGGGACTGGCGTACTCGGGCAACAGGCACGCCAGCATGCCGAACGGCATTACGCCTGGGACACGGTCGTCGACAGCCTGCTGGGGCATTATCACGCCGTACTCGGCGATTCGGTTCCACGGGTGGCCAATGGCTGAATCTCACGAGCGTCCGGCGCTGATGCTGGTGCTGCATGACGTGGCGCCCTCCACGTGGGCCGATTATCGAGCCTTCGTCGAAGCCGTTGACCGGTTGGGCAATGTCCCGATGACGTGGCTGGTGGTTCCGGACTTCCATCGACGCGAGGCACTTGAAGGCCATCCAGCGTTTTGTCGAATGCTCGACGAGCGCGTCGCACGCGGTGATGAACTGGCCCTGCACGGCCACTTTCATGAAGATACCGAGCCCAGCCCGCGCACGGCGCGCGACTGGTTCATGCGCCGGGTCTACACCCATGAAGGCGAGTTCTATCAGCTGTCCCGGGAAGCCGCCCTCGCCCGCCTGCGCCCGGGCATCGATCTGTTTCGGCGCCACGACTGGCCGCTGCACGGTTTCGTCGCCCCCGCCTGGTTGATGAGCGCCGGCACGCGCCAGGCACTGCGCGAATTGCCGCTGCGCTACACCAGCGACCCGCAGCATCTTTATCACTTGCCGGAGTTCACCGCGGTCGAAGCCCCGGGACTGGTCTGGAGCGCACGCAGTGCCTGGCGTCGCGGCATGTCGAAGGTCATCAGCGAACAGCGGGAACAGCGCTGGCGTCAGGCGCCGGTGATTCGTCTAGGCTTGCACCCGGTGGACATGCGCCACCGGTTTTCCCGGGATTACTGGTGGCGCACCCTTGAACGATTGCTGGCGGACGGACGCGTGCCCATGACCAAAATCGACTGGCTGACGCGCCAGCGCACTCAAGCCGAGCGTGCCGCTTGAGCCGCGGCATTCTGTTGCTGATCGGCCTGCTGGTGGCCGTGGCAGTTCCCGTTCTGCTCGGGGGAGGCGAGACGTGGGAGCGCCTGCAGGCCTTTCCGCTGCGCTGGCTATTGATCATGTTCGCCATGGTTCTGCTGTGCTGGGGCATCAACACCTTGCGTCTGCGGCTGTTGCTCGGCGATCAGCGTGACCGGGTCACGCCCGTCAAAAGCCTCGGGGTGGTGATGGCTGCCGAATTTGCCTGGTGCGCCACGCCCGGCGGCAGCGGTGGGCCGTTGACGATCATGGCGCTGTTGGCCCGCAGCGGCGTGCGCCCGGCCCGGGGCAGCGCCGTGTTTGCGATGGATCAGTTGAGCGATCTGCTGTTTTTTCTCTGCGCCCTGATTGGAATTCTGATCTACGCGTTGTTCCAGCATCTCAGCGACCGTATGGAATGGTTGCTGATCGTCAGTGCGATGTCGTTGACCGGTGGCCTGTTCAGTTGCGTGCTGGTCGCGCGCTATCACCGTCGCTTGATCCGCCTGAGCGGGCGCCTGCTGGCCGGGATGAACGTCGAACCCCGCACTCGACGGCGTTGGGCGCGGCAGTTGCTGCATTTTCTGGCCGCTTTCACCGATGCACTGAAATTGCCGTGGCAGACACTGATCAAGGTGTTCGTCCTGACCTGCGTGCATTGGTCGCTGCGATACAGCGTGCTGTACCTGGCGTTGCGCGGGCTGGGGGCGGACGTGCAGTGGGCCTGGACGTTTCTGATCCAGATGCTTTCGCTGGGTGCGGGGCAATTCAGCCTGTTGCCGGGCGGTGCCGGTGCGGCGGAATTAACCTCGGCGGCGCTGCTGGCGCCGATGGTCGGCAAATCGACCGCGGCGGCGGCGATCCTGATCTGGCGGGTGGTGACGTATTACTTCTATCTGCTGGTCGGTGGCCCGGTGTTTCTATTGATGCTGGGCCGGCCGTTGCTGAAAAAACTGCTGAGCGTCAGGCAGGCTTCTTGAGGTCATCTTCTTCGTCCTTGAG
This genomic window contains:
- a CDS encoding DUF2334 domain-containing protein — its product is MAESHERPALMLVLHDVAPSTWADYRAFVEAVDRLGNVPMTWLVVPDFHRREALEGHPAFCRMLDERVARGDELALHGHFHEDTEPSPRTARDWFMRRVYTHEGEFYQLSREAALARLRPGIDLFRRHDWPLHGFVAPAWLMSAGTRQALRELPLRYTSDPQHLYHLPEFTAVEAPGLVWSARSAWRRGMSKVISEQREQRWRQAPVIRLGLHPVDMRHRFSRDYWWRTLERLLADGRVPMTKIDWLTRQRTQAERAA
- a CDS encoding lysylphosphatidylglycerol synthase transmembrane domain-containing protein, with the protein product MSRGILLLIGLLVAVAVPVLLGGGETWERLQAFPLRWLLIMFAMVLLCWGINTLRLRLLLGDQRDRVTPVKSLGVVMAAEFAWCATPGGSGGPLTIMALLARSGVRPARGSAVFAMDQLSDLLFFLCALIGILIYALFQHLSDRMEWLLIVSAMSLTGGLFSCVLVARYHRRLIRLSGRLLAGMNVEPRTRRRWARQLLHFLAAFTDALKLPWQTLIKVFVLTCVHWSLRYSVLYLALRGLGADVQWAWTFLIQMLSLGAGQFSLLPGGAGAAELTSAALLAPMVGKSTAAAAILIWRVVTYYFYLLVGGPVFLLMLGRPLLKKLLSVRQAS
- a CDS encoding glycosyltransferase family 1 protein gives rise to the protein MHIADITMFYAPASGGVRTYLDAKHRRLGVKPGIRHSLLIPGADFGESDGVYTVPAPALPFGKGYRFPLRLAPWRNVLQDLQPDLIEVGDPYLTAWAALDARRQLDVPVIGFYHSDLPLLVGNRMGHWVTPNVDAYVRKLYGNFDRVLAPSQVMADKLSGLGVRNVFVQPLGVDLHTFHPDARDTGLRSELGIAEDTRLLIFAGRGSKEKNLPVLLDCMKRLGPRYHLLLVGSSMPASVPDNVSVIDRFCPAAQVARLMASADALIHAGDQETFGLVILEAMACGIPVVAVAAGAFEEIVSESCGLLCAPNNAQAMANAVRELFSRGTGVLGQQARQHAERHYAWDTVVDSLLGHYHAVLGDSVPRVANG